The following are encoded in a window of Magnolia sinica isolate HGM2019 chromosome 11, MsV1, whole genome shotgun sequence genomic DNA:
- the LOC131218600 gene encoding cytochrome P450 CYP82D47-like: protein MDLSLPFQAIAGLIALAFLYNLCRSTTKSKTSNNKHAPEPSGAWPILGHLLMLGGHESLARKFGAMADKYGPAFILRLGSRPTLVINSWELAKDCFTSNDKAFAGRPVFEVGIRMAYNNAMVGFAPYGTYWREVRKLTVLELLSSRRLDSLKSIRATEVHVIMKDLYGLWEKNDKNPVKVEMSERFGDITFNVIAMMVIGKRCFSTQSDDRDHGEAGRFRQAIQDWFHLFGVFVPSDLFPFLKWWDLKGYKKQMNRIFHDLDSLLSTWLTEHRHKKSGEANGHQDFLDVLISTVDGFQFSDYDKDTIIKATTLTAMTGGYDTTWITLTWTLSLLLNHRHVIKKAQDEMDNHVGQERNVEESDINNLVYLQAIIKESLRLYPAAPLSGPHEATEDCNVGGYHIRAGTRLLTNLWKIHRDPRVWSDPDEFQPERFLTKHAEVDGKGNYFEYLPFGSGRRMCPGVTMALQVLQLTIARLLHGFELRTPFDAPVDMTEGSGLTVPKETPLEVMLSPRLPLELYK, encoded by the exons ATGGACTTGTCTCTCCCATTCCAAGCCATTGCTGGCCTCATTGCACTAGCCTTTCTATACAACCTTTGTAGATCAACTACAAAGAGCAAGACGAGCAACAACAAACACGCGCCTGAACCCTCAGGTGCATGGCCCATCTTAGGCCATCTCCTCATGCTAGGGGGCCATGAGTCACTAGCCCGAAAATTTGGAGCCATGGCCGATAAGTACGGCCCAGCCTTCATTCTCAGGCTCGGCTCACGGCCCACCTTGGTCATAAACAGCTGGGAGCTAGCGAAGGATTGCTTCACCTCGAACGACAAGGCCTTCGCTGGCCGCCCTGTGTTTGAGGTTGGGATTCGCATGGCTTACAATAATGCCATGGTGGGGTTCGCACCCTACGGAACCTACTGGCGTGAAGTGCGAAAGCTGACCGTGCTTGAGCTCTTGTCGAGCCGCAGGCTCGACTCACTCAAGAGCATACGTGCCACGGAGGTGCACGTGATCATGAAGGATCTGTATGGGCTCTGGGAGAAGAACGATAAAAACCCAGTTAAAGTCGAGATGAGCGAAAGGTTTGGTGATATCACGTTCAACGTGATTGCCATGATGGTGATCGGGAAGAGATGTTTCAGCACTCAGAGCGATGATCGTGACCATGGCGAGGCGGGCCGGTTCCGGCAGGCAATCCAGGACTGGTTCCATCTCTTTGGGGTGTTTGTGCCATCtgatttgtttccttttctcaAATGGTGGGACTTGAAGGGATACAAAAAGCAGATGAATAGGATTTTCCATGACTTGGATTCTCTCCTTTCAACCTGGCTCACTGAGCATCGTCATAAGAAGTCTGGCGAGGCCAACGGTCACCAGGACTTCCTTGATGTTTTAATATCAACGGTGGACGGTTTCCAGTTCTCAGATTATGACAAGGATACAATCATCAAAGCGACTACTTTG acTGCAATGACTGGTGGCTACGACACCACATGGATAACCTTGACATGGACCCTCTCCTTACTTCTAAACCATAGACATGTGATAAAGAAAGCCCAAGATGAGATGGACAACCATGTCGGCCAGGAACGAAACGTCGAAGAATCAGATATCAACAACTTGGTCTACCTTCAAGCCATCATCAAGGAATCACTGCGCCTATACCCTGCAGCACCGCTCTCCGGTCCACATGAGGCTACAGAGGACTGCAACGTCGGCGGCTACCATATCCGTGCCGGCACACGCTTGTTGACTAACCTTTGGAAGATACATAGGGACCCCCGAGTGTGGTCGGACCCTGATGAGTTCCAACCAGAGAGATTTCTAACTAAGCACGCTGAGGTTGATGGTAAGGGGAACTATTTCGAGTACCTCCCTTTTGGATCTGGACGCCGAATGTGCCCAGGGGTTACAATGGCTCTCCAAGTCCTGCAGTTGACGATTGCCCGTTTGCTTCATGGCTTTGAGCTAAGGACTCCATTTGATGCGCCTGTCGATATGACTGAGGGTTCAGGCCTGACTGTTCCCAAGGAGACTCCATTGGAAGTCATGTTGAGCCCACGACTCCCTTTGGAGCTTTACAAATAG